From the genome of Gymnogyps californianus isolate 813 chromosome 4, ASM1813914v2, whole genome shotgun sequence:
tctttgaaaatttaaaaaaaaatcatcaaatcACCTTGtgttcaaaaaataaatgattaatttCTACGTAACACCAACTGCAATTCCAGCTGTATCCCATAAAACTGAACTATTCTCAACAATtcaggaaaaacacaaatgcaTCAGCCTAAGTGATGGGCTGGAGAGTTTGTCTTTAACTGCTGTGGTTCATCTGATGcagggaaatggagaaaacaagctgctttttttgtcaataagtacagaaaattttaatataaGAGATTGGGCTTTCATTTACAGATCTAAATGAAATTACAACTTTAGTGCAATCATGCTAACTCCTGTGTGTGGGAAGAAGCCTACTTTGGTAATAAATTCTACTTTGCGATGATCTTAACTCTGTAACCTAAATACCAAGGTGTATAAAACTGCTTTAAAGGATATCTTCCTACTTCTAAGATACGCAGGGAGTTAGAAAAACCTGGTGTATTGATAGTGATTAATCTGTTTTAGACACTAGGGATGAAAAAAACTTAAACCTGTACAAAATTTTGGCATAAGCTGTCTAAGGAAGTGTTGGGTTATTAGTTTTGGAGAGAGAAGATAGTGCCTTGATTTGCTGAGGACTCAAAGTCAATGCTAATGTTAGTTCTGAAATCGGTATCTGCCACTCTCTCAATTCATTAGGCTATgttattgtcgtggtttaaccccagccagcagctaagaaccaggcagctgctcactcactgctcccccactcccagtgggacgggAAGGAGAATCAAAAAGACAGGTAAAACTCCTGGGTTCAGATAAGAGccatttaataactaaagtaaaataaaatataatactaacaataaaaatataataataattgtaatgaaaagtaatatgaaaagaaataaaacccaagaaaaagtgatgcacagtgcattgctcaccacccgctggctgatgcctgagcagcgatcctcccctcccagccaactcgccccagtttatatactgggcatgatgttccaaGGTACAGattatccctttggctagttcgggtcagctgccccggctatgctccctcccagcttcttgcacacctgcttgctggtagagcatgggaaactgaaaaatccttaacttaggataagcgctacttagcaacaactaaaatatcagtgttatcaacattattctcacactaaatccaaaacacagcactgtaccagctcctaagaagagagttaactctgtcccagccgaaaccaggacagttattgaaataaaaaaatccagagagaTTTAAATGCCAGTAGTCTTCTACTGATATGCCATCTTCTTTGATATGCCATCCCTAATTTGCAGAGGATCATTGTGAAAACTCCTGATTGCTAAAGGTAGTCTTCATGCTAAAGTCTTGGAATGACATACTGAAATATAACCATTACTGTTAATATTCCTGGCACCCAGGCAGCTGTCCTGCCCTATGTGTTTGTAGCCCATGAAATCACAGCATCTGGTCTTTTAAGGGGAAAATAACTAAAAAGCCAACCATTATATAAGCTGAGAGCCAGTTGTAATCATGAAACAGAAGTAAGTGTTgctttctcattattttaaaacatgctttatttcctttccagtaGGGGTTTTAAAGGTCCATTTAAAGAGAAGAGGCATGGTGGCAtctcttcttcttttaatgCCCACATGGACTTGATCCAAAACAGTCTCAAACTGGAAGCATGATGATTTTTCATTGGCTtagagtaaaaatattttgagtaaaTACTGCTTTCTCTTAAATACCATGAAGTATAGAGATGGAGAACTGTATAAGGAAAAAGggtaacactgaaaataaatgtatgtaaaCTGACAATGAGTAAGAGTGTGTTGAAATTAGCACCAACTGTCAAACTACCAGAAAAGTGAGGAGTAGCCTACCAATAGAGAGTAATCAGAAAGAACAGGACAGCaaatcaaatgcattttgaaagctatttttctATCTACATACTTATATATTGGTATATTTTATCTACATATGTATTACATATTTAGATAATATCAGTTACAGCAGGTGATAAGACTTGATGGACCAGGAAGTCCCTTCCAGTCCtaaagatttttagaaagttCATTAGTGTAAGACCGATGCAAAGTGTAATGTGCAGACTTTAGCAATAACTGAAACCCTTTGTTTCTTCGTAAATCATACAAACCTGGTTCATCTGATCAGATAGATAAACTGAGCAATATCTGTTTGCTGggttttggccttttttttttttttctccccttcttcaaAGATATGTATGCATGGTAATGAGAAATctccaactgaaaagaaagccaTTCCTTTTCAGTGTCTCTCCCCACATATCTTCCCACAGGagcttcaaaatatttgcttcaaGTCAGTTATGCTAGAAATTTTCCTTAGCCAGAGTAAATTTATGGTAACTTTCTAGTTATTTTCTCTTGAAGAGCTACAGCAGTAGTGACAGTGCAGGATAGAGCTGAGCATCCTTGTCCCAGGTCAGTCAGATCTTCTGCATGATTTTGGACCCGTTGCTCTCTGCTTTGGTCCTATGCAGAGCGCAGGAGAGTGAGGTAACCTGacttttgcttgctttaaatAGCATTTATCTTCAACAAGCTAGATCTGTCATGATAAAGCATTAACTGTAATTTCTGAGAGAGAAAAGCTTACTTTGATAGGTAAATTTGGTTCCTAAATTCCTTTGGGCTGAGCCCACGTACAAAAGAGAGCAGTTCTTgcctctcttttcccaggtTTAGTGTGATAAGTGTAGCTCTGGTGTATGGTGTTGGAGTTGTGAATGGTGTGTTTCAACTGCTGGACTGGGAAGTGTTCCAGTTTTCAGCTACACTTCTCTATTTCACTTTTGCAGTCAGCTCTTCCATAGCTATTGTCacctgaagaaaagagaattgcTGTTACGGCAGagactttatttatttgttaccTGGATGAACTGAATTACGTGATCGCTTTCATCTGGATACAGAGGCAGGTCAGCCCTCAGGACCAAGAGAGCTAGATGCAGGCCTTCCTCCCCGAAGTGGTGAGCCAGGGCTGATTTCACTGTGTCTCTCACCTGCTCTTTGCTCAGACCACTGTGAGGGTAGCTTGGAGTGTCAAGTACTCGAACGCGGAGAGCTAGCTCACAACCGTTTCTTCGTATAATCCCCGAAATGCGGCAGCTGCGTCCAAGGCTGCAGCATGTAGTCACAGAGCTTGGGGAGAGATGACTCTCAAAGTCTGAGCTGCCCAGCAGGCTGTTCCCAGCAGCGCTTTTGCCAGTCTGAGTTCTTCCAAGGACAACAAGGTTGATGGTCATCTCATCGCTGTCTGCCATTGTCTATGCTTTTATCCACAAAACTGCCACTAAGTGACGAACAAATAACACGAGCAGTTTcagataactttaaaaaaaaaaaaaatccagcaaaaatTGTAAAATTCAATGTCTTTTGAGTGTCCTTCCCTGCCTGAAATGTTTTAAGGAGTGCGTGATGTAGATAGATGTTCAGTACAGCACATACACCTCTGTCTGATCCAAGGACAGATCTTTGCTGTCCTTCCCAGTCTGCTGCTTAGAAATAACAAGACCCCATGGAAGGTGTCACAGGTACAAGAGCAACCTAACAGGCTGCGCGCCTACACTGGCAGAAactgaagagctggaaaagaatCAGATGTGAGACGAGTTTTAGGAACAAGTCAAGCAGATAAAGCTAAGGAGAGGCAacagagaagggagggaagggaggagctGGGAAACAAACGTGGAAAACAGCATTGGCATGCAGGGAGAGTAGGTtatgaaaaggaggaaaactaggggaggaagaacagaatGGTGACAAATATGTGCTGCTATTAAGTGACCATGTTTCAGGAAGTAAATCTTTActtgtttttaggaaaaaaatggatagTCAGGGAGAAGTAGCTTTTAAAAGAGCAGAGAACAGCTTAGAATTCGTCTTTCATCAGCTACCACTAAAGTTGAAATAGACAGTAATCCGAAAGGGCTTTCTGATACAGATAAATATAGGAAGTAtgtcttaatgaaaaaaagaagagctcaAATAGCCGATGCTGCAGGTTCTAACCCCATATGAAATTAGACTTTGGAAATGTATACTGTACAAACTTTTAGACTTATGGCACAGttagtggaaaagaaaagcatagaCTGGTGGATGGAGAGGGGAGATGGGTAAGTATCATTTCCAGTTACTATAATTGTTTGTAAATAATCCCTCTCGTTCTCCTGTACTTTTCTGTAATCCAGTATCTGAAGGGTTTTTGGTGCATGTTAATCATCTAATAGGAATACTGGCTGATCAAATAAATTCAGAGATGTTTCAGATGGAAAACCATATTGACAAATAAGTAGTTGATTTTAAGTTATCAGTGACACCTGAACTTCAgaatgttgttgttgtttttgttttttttttttaaagataccgTGTTTAGGTACTCAGAGAGAGATCATGGATAATTTTAGAATAGGATTTCCTGtg
Proteins encoded in this window:
- the GIMD1 gene encoding GTPase IMAP family member GIMD1, whose product is MADSDEMTINLVVLGRTQTGKSAAGNSLLGSSDFESHLSPSSVTTCCSLGRSCRISGIIRRNGCELALRVRVLDTPSYPHSGLSKEQVRDTVKSALAHHFGEEGLHLALLVLRADLPLYPDESDHVIQFIQELLGPTWKDFTAVLLTHADKAEEAGFSEEAYLHSASSTLLSLLSSVQHKYIFLDNQKSIIKKERAIVLRKLLKFIRQNNYQVLPLKHSKE